A portion of the Aphelocoma coerulescens isolate FSJ_1873_10779 chromosome 1, UR_Acoe_1.0, whole genome shotgun sequence genome contains these proteins:
- the IGSF11 gene encoding immunoglobulin superfamily member 11 isoform X2, translating to MAPKILVETAIPLHMLPGPLVPPPGKQKGAQKSLVCPLEVSVSSGSIQVARGQTAVLPCTFTTNAALTNLNVIWMVIPLSNANQPQQVILYQGGQIFGGAPQFYGRVGFAVTMPTTSASIFINNTQLSDTGTYQCLVNNLPDRGIRNIGVIGLTVLVPPSVPLCRIQGSLDVGSDITLTCSSEEGIPRPTYLWEKLDNVPRLPPTATQAHPRSIGLIAGAVATGAVVLVVCIVLVAVALFYWKNKHKEEEEEEIPNEIREDDLPPKCSSAAKTFHADASSSENDTLTSSNTYNSRYWNDPKANHATDSFTRFSNSNDAHQPPFSRSGSTSARPVYANGGHPSPAPPKTLVVTASTAPSPQEVIRSNGSVSRKPRLPHTRSYAVSQATLERIGAVPVMVPAQSRAGSLV from the exons GTCTGGTGTGTCCTCTGGAGGTGTCAGTCAGTTCAGGGAGTATCCAGGTTGCCCGAGGCCAGACAGCAGTGTTGCCCTGCACCTTCACCACTAACGCTGCTCTCACTAACCTTAATGTCATCTGGATGGTCATTCCTCTTTCAAATGCCAACCAGCCTCAACAG gtTATTCTCTACCAAGGGGGTCAGATCTTTGGTGGTGCACCCCAGTTCTATGGGCGAGTGGGGTTTGCTGTGACAATGCCAACCACCAGTGCCTCCATCTTCATCAACAACACTCAGCTATCGGATACTGGCACATACCAGTGTTTGGTCAACAATCTTCCCGACCGAGGCATCAGGAATATTGGAGTCATTGGACTTACTGTCTTGG TTCCTCCTTCTGTCCCGCTTTGCAGAATCCAGGGGTCCCTGGACGTGGGCAGCGATATCACACTGACCTGCAGCTCAGAAGAAGGCATACCCCGGCCAACATACCTCTGGGAGAAACTGGACAATGTCCCCAGGTTGCCCCCAACTGCCACACAAG CTCACCCACGGAGTATCGGCCTGATTGCAGGAGCGGTGGCCACAGGCGCTGTTGTGCTCGTTGTTTGTATTGTGTTGGTGGCTGTAGCACTGTTctactggaaaaataaacacaaagaagaagaggaggaggaaattccCAATGAGATAAG gGAGGATGACCTGCCACCCAAATGCTCCTCGGCCGCAAAGACGTTCCACGCTGATGCGTCCTCATCAGAGAACGACACCCTCACCTCCTCCAACACCTACAACAGCCGCTACTGGAACGACCCCAAAGCCAACCACGCCACAGACTCCTTCACCCGCTTCAGCAACAGCAACGATGCTCACCAGCCCCCCTTCTCCCGCTCAGGGAGCACGAGTGCCCGCCCCGTCTATGCCAACGGCGGCCACCCATCCCCGGCTCCCCCTAAGACACTGGTGGTGACGGCCAGCACGGCGCCGTCGCCTCAGGAGGTGATCCGGAGCAATGGTTCCGTCAGCAGGAAGCCACGGCTGCCGCACACCCGTTCCTATGCAGTCAGCCAGGCCACGCTGGAGCGGATCGGGGCTGTCCCCGTCATGGTGCCCGCCCAGAGCCGGGCTGGCTCCCTGGTGTAG
- the IGSF11 gene encoding immunoglobulin superfamily member 11 isoform X1 translates to MAPKILVETAIPLHMLPGPLVPPPGKQKGAQKSLVCPLEVSVSSGSIQVARGQTAVLPCTFTTNAALTNLNVIWMVIPLSNANQPQQVILYQGGQIFGGAPQFYGRVGFAVTMPTTSASIFINNTQLSDTGTYQCLVNNLPDRGIRNIGVIGLTVLVPPSVPLCRIQGSLDVGSDITLTCSSEEGIPRPTYLWEKLDNVPRLPPTATQDQVQGTVTLRNISTVSSGLYQCVASNAIGTSTCLLDLQVIAPHPRSIGLIAGAVATGAVVLVVCIVLVAVALFYWKNKHKEEEEEEIPNEIREDDLPPKCSSAAKTFHADASSSENDTLTSSNTYNSRYWNDPKANHATDSFTRFSNSNDAHQPPFSRSGSTSARPVYANGGHPSPAPPKTLVVTASTAPSPQEVIRSNGSVSRKPRLPHTRSYAVSQATLERIGAVPVMVPAQSRAGSLV, encoded by the exons GTCTGGTGTGTCCTCTGGAGGTGTCAGTCAGTTCAGGGAGTATCCAGGTTGCCCGAGGCCAGACAGCAGTGTTGCCCTGCACCTTCACCACTAACGCTGCTCTCACTAACCTTAATGTCATCTGGATGGTCATTCCTCTTTCAAATGCCAACCAGCCTCAACAG gtTATTCTCTACCAAGGGGGTCAGATCTTTGGTGGTGCACCCCAGTTCTATGGGCGAGTGGGGTTTGCTGTGACAATGCCAACCACCAGTGCCTCCATCTTCATCAACAACACTCAGCTATCGGATACTGGCACATACCAGTGTTTGGTCAACAATCTTCCCGACCGAGGCATCAGGAATATTGGAGTCATTGGACTTACTGTCTTGG TTCCTCCTTCTGTCCCGCTTTGCAGAATCCAGGGGTCCCTGGACGTGGGCAGCGATATCACACTGACCTGCAGCTCAGAAGAAGGCATACCCCGGCCAACATACCTCTGGGAGAAACTGGACAATGTCCCCAGGTTGCCCCCAACTGCCACACAAG ACCAAGTCCAGGGCACTGTCACTCTCCGAAATATCAGCACTGTGTCCTCAGGTCTTTACCAATGTGTGGCTTCAAATGCCATTGGAACCAGCACTTGCCTTCTGGACCTGCAAGTCATTGCAC CTCACCCACGGAGTATCGGCCTGATTGCAGGAGCGGTGGCCACAGGCGCTGTTGTGCTCGTTGTTTGTATTGTGTTGGTGGCTGTAGCACTGTTctactggaaaaataaacacaaagaagaagaggaggaggaaattccCAATGAGATAAG gGAGGATGACCTGCCACCCAAATGCTCCTCGGCCGCAAAGACGTTCCACGCTGATGCGTCCTCATCAGAGAACGACACCCTCACCTCCTCCAACACCTACAACAGCCGCTACTGGAACGACCCCAAAGCCAACCACGCCACAGACTCCTTCACCCGCTTCAGCAACAGCAACGATGCTCACCAGCCCCCCTTCTCCCGCTCAGGGAGCACGAGTGCCCGCCCCGTCTATGCCAACGGCGGCCACCCATCCCCGGCTCCCCCTAAGACACTGGTGGTGACGGCCAGCACGGCGCCGTCGCCTCAGGAGGTGATCCGGAGCAATGGTTCCGTCAGCAGGAAGCCACGGCTGCCGCACACCCGTTCCTATGCAGTCAGCCAGGCCACGCTGGAGCGGATCGGGGCTGTCCCCGTCATGGTGCCCGCCCAGAGCCGGGCTGGCTCCCTGGTGTAG
- the IGSF11 gene encoding immunoglobulin superfamily member 11 isoform X3, with protein sequence MVIPLSNANQPQQVILYQGGQIFGGAPQFYGRVGFAVTMPTTSASIFINNTQLSDTGTYQCLVNNLPDRGIRNIGVIGLTVLVPPSVPLCRIQGSLDVGSDITLTCSSEEGIPRPTYLWEKLDNVPRLPPTATQDQVQGTVTLRNISTVSSGLYQCVASNAIGTSTCLLDLQVIAPHPRSIGLIAGAVATGAVVLVVCIVLVAVALFYWKNKHKEEEEEEIPNEIREDDLPPKCSSAAKTFHADASSSENDTLTSSNTYNSRYWNDPKANHATDSFTRFSNSNDAHQPPFSRSGSTSARPVYANGGHPSPAPPKTLVVTASTAPSPQEVIRSNGSVSRKPRLPHTRSYAVSQATLERIGAVPVMVPAQSRAGSLV encoded by the exons ATGGTCATTCCTCTTTCAAATGCCAACCAGCCTCAACAG gtTATTCTCTACCAAGGGGGTCAGATCTTTGGTGGTGCACCCCAGTTCTATGGGCGAGTGGGGTTTGCTGTGACAATGCCAACCACCAGTGCCTCCATCTTCATCAACAACACTCAGCTATCGGATACTGGCACATACCAGTGTTTGGTCAACAATCTTCCCGACCGAGGCATCAGGAATATTGGAGTCATTGGACTTACTGTCTTGG TTCCTCCTTCTGTCCCGCTTTGCAGAATCCAGGGGTCCCTGGACGTGGGCAGCGATATCACACTGACCTGCAGCTCAGAAGAAGGCATACCCCGGCCAACATACCTCTGGGAGAAACTGGACAATGTCCCCAGGTTGCCCCCAACTGCCACACAAG ACCAAGTCCAGGGCACTGTCACTCTCCGAAATATCAGCACTGTGTCCTCAGGTCTTTACCAATGTGTGGCTTCAAATGCCATTGGAACCAGCACTTGCCTTCTGGACCTGCAAGTCATTGCAC CTCACCCACGGAGTATCGGCCTGATTGCAGGAGCGGTGGCCACAGGCGCTGTTGTGCTCGTTGTTTGTATTGTGTTGGTGGCTGTAGCACTGTTctactggaaaaataaacacaaagaagaagaggaggaggaaattccCAATGAGATAAG gGAGGATGACCTGCCACCCAAATGCTCCTCGGCCGCAAAGACGTTCCACGCTGATGCGTCCTCATCAGAGAACGACACCCTCACCTCCTCCAACACCTACAACAGCCGCTACTGGAACGACCCCAAAGCCAACCACGCCACAGACTCCTTCACCCGCTTCAGCAACAGCAACGATGCTCACCAGCCCCCCTTCTCCCGCTCAGGGAGCACGAGTGCCCGCCCCGTCTATGCCAACGGCGGCCACCCATCCCCGGCTCCCCCTAAGACACTGGTGGTGACGGCCAGCACGGCGCCGTCGCCTCAGGAGGTGATCCGGAGCAATGGTTCCGTCAGCAGGAAGCCACGGCTGCCGCACACCCGTTCCTATGCAGTCAGCCAGGCCACGCTGGAGCGGATCGGGGCTGTCCCCGTCATGGTGCCCGCCCAGAGCCGGGCTGGCTCCCTGGTGTAG